In the genome of Helicovermis profundi, the window AAACGAAGCGATTGCTTTGTTTTCTTATTTTTAACATTTTTTATATCAGAACTATCTTTTAAAATTTTAGACATTTTAACTAATTGAATTTCTAGATATTTAGGATTATTTAATTTGTTCATATTAGGAGTAGTTTTTGATTTTTTAAGCGATGCTGACATTGTTTCCATGAACATTAGTAGTAAAAAACTTTTTTTCTTTTGCTTTGGAATCTGGCGTGCGCTTACATAAATTTGTTCAAATAATTTTGTTAAATTTCTTTTTTTGTAATAATATATTGCGATAGCAACGACAGCTACTACTATTGTAATTACTGCAATAATTATTAGACTCTTATTATCCATTATTTCTCCCCTTTAGTAAAAATATTGTTTACACATATTATTATATAATAAATAAGACTGAGAATAAATAGTAAAAGTGAAATGTTATTTGAAAAACAATTTTATTGTATGTTTATATTATTGAGTAATTTGTCGAAAAAGTGGTATAGATAAATATGAGTAGTAAAATGAAAAAAGGGGAGGCATATATGAAGAAGAAAAAAATAAGTTTAAAAGTATTAAATGTTTCTATTGTTATTATTTTATTAATTATTGCTATAATTATTACGGCGGGTATTTCTATTTATGGATTAAAGTCGAATGTTAATGCAATTACTGATAAAATAACAACAGAAGGTCAAAAAACTTCTACAGAGTTTAAAAATACTTTAACGGATGTTGCACTTAAAGGAACAATGGACCAAATGGATGCTGTTAGAGACTCAGTAAGAAATTATTTTAGAGATGCTGAAATTGGAACTAGAATTATTTCAGAAGATAGTAGTGCAAAACAAATTATGAATTCTGAAAATAAAATTGAAACAGGAGCATTATTAAAAAAATCACTTGTAAATGTGTACGAACAATCGAAAGGTAGTATTTTATTTATTTATGCAGGATATGAGGATGGTGGCATATATACTGCAACAGGTTGGGAAACTGATGATTATGATCCACGTGTTAGACCATGGTATAAAGATGCTATGAAGAATAAAGAAAAATTAATTTGGACTACTCCATATATTGATTTTGCAACTGGAGCCTTGATTATTTCCGCAGCTATAACAATTGAAGATGAAAAAGGTAATGCAATAGGTGTAGTAGGTGCAGATATATCTTTAACTTCTGTTCAAAATTTATTAAAAAATTATAAAATTGGCGAAAGTGGTTATATTTATGCTGTAGATAAAAAGGGTGTCATTTTTTACCATCCAGCTGACGATGGCGTTGAAGATCCAAAAGCCTATAAAAAAATTGGTAAACCGGTTACTACAGAAGTAGCAAAAGAATATTCAATGGGAAACGATAATACAACTAAAATACTTAGATATGAATACAATGGTGATAATAAAGTTGCAATAGCAGTTAAAGTTCCAGAATTAGATCTTTCATTATTTGCTGCTTATAAAATGGATGAACTTAATAAAATTTCTAATGAAACTGTTGAAAAATTTAATAATCTTGAAAAAGAAGTTGCAATTACATCAAACAATAGTCAAAAAAATACAATTAGAAATATAATATTAATGGGAGTTGGTTTATTAATAGTATTAGGACTTATTACAATAATTATTATAAGCAAGATAGTTAAACCTATAGAGCTTATGACTATTAATATTAAAGAATTAGCAAAGGGTAAATTTACAAATAAAATTCATTTTTCAGCATTTACTAGTGAAATTGGTGAGGCGGTAGATGGTCTTGAGCATTTAAGACTTGAACTTAGTGAAATTATCAACAACATTTTACTTCTTTCAAATGATATTGGTACATCTTCTGTAAAACTTTCTAAAAATGGATCTGAACTTGAAGAAATTTCAGAAGCTGTTTCTCTTGCTGTTAATGAAATTGCTGAAGGTGCAACTAATCAAGCTATGGACGCTGAAGAAAGTGCTCGTTTAATGGAAGGTTTATCTAGTGAAGTTAATAGTCTTACTGATTATAACGCTGAACAAGTTGAAGAAATAAATAAATTAGATAAAAATTCTTTAAAAGGAGTAAAAGCAATTGAGAATTTAACTATTAAATCAAATGAATCATTAGATATAATAACTAAAACTTCTGATAAAACTCATGAACTTTCAGATGTTATTGGTACTATAACTGGTATAACTGACACTATTTCTAGTATTGCAGAGCAAACTAATCTACTCGCTCTTAATGCATCGATAGAAGCTGCAAGGGCAGGCGAAGCCGGAAAAGGTTTTTCTGTAGTTGCTGATGAGATTAGAAAATTGGCTGAAGAAACTGCAAATGCTACTAATCAAATTACGGAGATGATATTTAAAGTTAAGCAAACATCGGAAAGTGTTGTAGACTCAATGGGATTTGTTGAAAAAATTAATGACGAACAAATGAAAGCGTCTATTGATGTAAGTTCATCATTTGATGATATTAGAGTTTCACTTGAAAATATAGTAAGAATGATTGATGAATCTTCAAATAAAATTAATGATATTGATTCTAGAAAAGAACTTGTATCAAGTAAAATTGAGAATATTGTTTCAGTTACTGAAGAAACTGCAGCAGCCTCAGAAGAGGTTTCTGCTTCTATGGAAACTCAGAATGAATCAGTAAAATTACTTGCAACCTTATCTGAGGATTTAGAGAAAAAAATTGAACGATTAAATGGTGACTTAGAAAAATTTGAAATTTAAAAAATCATAATTTTTAATATATCCTATAAATAGATAATTAATTATCTACTTTATAGGGTATATTTTTATATAACATATAATAAATGAATTTCTTGAATTCAGAGAGAGTTTTTACTCCCACTGAATCTTAGAAAACATAATCCAGGGCCTTTTAGAGTTCTTTATCTCCCACTTTTTTAAGAAGTAGGGGTATTAGAATTCTAAGGCATCGGATAAATAAGATGTGGTATAATTTTGGTAAAATAATATTCACAATTGTTTCAAAATGGGGTGATAATATGTATGATGTTGCAATAATAGGAGCTGGAGTAATTGGAACTATAATTGCAAGAACTTTATCAAAATATAAGCTTGATATAGTTATATTAGAACGTGATAATGACGTGTCAAATGGAACAAGTAAAGCAAATAGCGCTATTATTCATGCAGGATATGATGCCCCCTTTAATACAAAAAAAGGCAAATTAAACGTTAAAGGCAATAAAATGTTCGATAAAATATGTAGTGAATTAAATGTACCTTTTAAAAGAATCGGATCATTAGTTGTTGCTAAAAATGAAGAGGAAATTAAAGTATTATATAAATTAAAAGAAAATGGTGAAAAACTTGGAGTTGAAAATTTAAAAATATTAGATGGCAAAAATGTTGCTATGTTAGAGAAAAACCTTACTAGTGATGTATTAAAAGCCCTTTATGCTCCAACAGCAGGAATAATAGAGCCGTGGGAACTAACAATTGCTTTAGCTGAAAATGCAATGGACAATGGTGTTAAGTTAGAACTCAATTTTGAAGTTAACAGTATAAAAGTATTAAAAGAACACTTTCTAATCAAAAGTAATGATAAGAAAGTTGAAGCAAAAATTGTTGTGAATGCTGCAGGTGTTTATGCAGACGATATTTATAATATGGTTACTGATAAACCCGAATTTTCTATTAGACCAAGGAGAGGTCAGTATTTCCTTCTCGATAAAGAAGCAAGAGGGTTTGTAGAGCATATTATTTTTCCAACACCTACTTCTTTAGGAAAAGGAACTTTGATTACTCCAACGATTGATGGCAATATTTTAATAGGCCCTGATTCAGAAAATCTCAATAAAAATTCTAAAGAATCAATTAATACAACTTTTGAAAGATTAAATTTAGTTAAAAAACTTGCAAAAAATTTAACTGACAAAATACCATATAATCTCAATATAACAACATTTTCAGGACTTAGAGCAGAAGCAACAATAGACGATTTTATAATAGAAGAATCTAAAAAAATACCAAAATTTATCAACGTTGCTGGAATAAAATCACCAGGTCTATCTTCATCACCTGCTATTGCAGAATATGTTGAAGAAATATTAAAAAATATTCTTAAGAATGTTAGCTTAAAAGAAAATTATAATCCATATCGTAGGGCGAGGATAAAGTTTGATAAACTTTCAATTGAGGATAAAAATGAATTAATTAAAAAAGAACCATCATTTGGGAGAATTATATGTCGCTGCGAAATGATTACTGAAGGAGAAATTATTGACGCGATTCATAGAAATGCTGGTGCTAGGACTATAAACGGAGTAAAAAGAAGAGTAAGAGCAGGATCTGGAAGATGTCAAGGTGGATTTTGTGCTCCTAGAGTAATGGAAATATTAGCAAAGGAACTTAATTTAAAAATGGAAGATATAGTTATGGAAAATAAAGAATCATATATTTTGAGTGGGAAAACAAAATCATGATGGAGACTAATATGAATGATTATGACATTGTAATTATTGGTGGTGGTCCTAGTGGACTTGCTGCTGCAATAGAAGCTAAAAGAGAAGGAATAAAAGAAATATTAATTATTGAAAGAGAAATAGAACTTGGAGGAATACTTAATCAATGTATTCATAATGGATTTGGTATACATATATTTAAAGAAGAACTTACTGGGCCAGAATATGCACAGAGATATGTAAATGAACTGATATTAATGGATATTGATTACATGATAGATACAATGGTTGTAAAGATAGAAAAAGATAAAAAAGTTCATGCAATAAACAGAAAAAATGGCTATATGATTATTAATTCTAAAGCTATTATACTTGCTATGGGTTGCAGAGAAAGAACCAGAGGTGCTATTGCAGTTCATGGATATCGACCATCTGGAGTGTTTAATGCGGGTACTGCTCAAAGGTATATTAATATAGAAGGCTATATGATAGGTAAAAGAGTCCTTATATTAGGTTCTGGTGATATAGGATTAATAATGGCTAGAAGATTAACCCTTGAAGGTGCTAAAGTACTTGCAGTTGTAGAGATTATGCCGACTTCTAGTGGACTGTTAAGAAATAAAGTTCAGTGTCTTGATGATTATGATATTCCACTTTTATTAAGTCATAAGGTTACTATGATTAAAGGTAAAGATAGAGTTAGTGGAGTCGTAATTCAAAAAGTTGATAGTAGTTTAAATGTTGTTAGTGGAAGTGAAATTGAATATAAATGTGATACTTTACTTTTGTCTGTTGGATTAATACCGGAAAATGAATTATCAAAAAAAGCTGGAATTAAGATTGACAAATCTACAAATGGACTAATTTTAAATGAAACTATGGAAACTTCAATATCGGGAATATTTGCTTGTGGCAATGTTGTTTATGTTCATGATTTAGTTGATACTGTTACAGATGAGAGTCAAAAAACAGGCAAATTTGCAGCTAATTATGTAAAAAAAAATTATCATAATTATTGATAAAAGGAGGAAGGTGTTGGATAAGACAAAAGAGATTATATGTATTGTATGTCCTGTTGGATGTAGATTAAAAATAATAAAAAATATAGATACGAGTACTTATAGTGTTAAAGGAAATAAATGTAATCGTGGAAAAATATATGGGATTAAAGAATTGACTAATCCAACTAGAAAGGTTCCGAGTACGGTAGCTATTGAAAATGCACTATATACAAGACTTCCAGTAATTACAGACAAAGCAATTGATAAAAAATTAATATTTGATGTGATGGATGAACTTAAGAAAGTAAGTGTTAAAGCACCGATTAATATGGGCGATATTATTATTCATAATATTTTAGATACTAATGTTAATATTATAGCCACTAGAAGTATGGCTGCCTTAAAAAAGTAAAAAACTGTAAGTTAATATTTCCTTTATAAAATTAATTGCAGCTTAAAAAATAATTAAAAGGTGGGTAAAACCACCATTTAATTATTCTATCCATAAATTAGATGTATCAAACATTTTATCTATAATATCAAGATACACAGAGGTGGTGTTACACTTTTTTAATTTTTTTAAAAATTTACCACTTGGATCAATATGTACAGAAGTATAGATCCAAAATTCTTTCATTTTATCACATAAATGTTTATCACCATAAAGTACTTTCTTATAGTGGTTAAAAATGAAGTCGTGAAATTCCTTTATTTTAGCAATTTTCTCGCTAGTAGGTGTAATTATCCCTTTTATAGTTGAAGGTAAAAATGGATCGCGAAGTGCACCTCTACCGATCATAAAACTATTTACCATAGGAAATCTATTTTTTATTTTTATAAAGTCTTCATTTGTAAATATATCGCCATTATAAGTTACTTCATGTTTAGATAAAGAATTTAATATTTCAAATGACTCAAGATTTACTGTGCCTTCGTATTTTTGAATTCCGGTTCTTGCATGTATGATTACACTCTTTAAAGGGTAGTTATTTAGTAATTCAATTATATTAATTCCCTCATCTAAGCTATTAAGTCCTAATCTTAGTTTTACAGTTAAGTCATACTGTTTATTAGTGCAAACCTCATCAAGAAATTTATTTACCATATCAGGATACGCTAAAATACCAGATCCTTTTTTCTTTTTTGTTACAGTATGAGATGGACATCCAATATTCCAGTTTATTTCTTTATATCCCATATCTGCAATTGTAGATGCAAAAAAATTAAAATCAGATCCATTATTTGAAAGTAGTTGCGGGATAATGTCTATATTATTGTTATTATTTTGTGGGATAATGTCTTTATAAATTGATGGCACTATTTTTCTCAAGCTAGATGTTGCTATAAATGGTGTGTAATAGCTATCAACTCCTCCAAAGATTTCTGAGTAAATGTTTCTGTAATGTGCAAGTGTAATTCCTTGAATTGGTGCTAAACTAAGTTTCATATATATCTCCATTTTGTATAGTTATTAGTGCTTATAATTTTAACATATAAAAAGATAGTATTTAAGCATTAATTATTTAAATACAAGAATTAATAAATAATTATTTAGTTAATATCTTGTCAATATGTATTAAATAGTATATTATAAAAGGGTAATTAAATGCGCTTTTAAATATTTGTTTTGATTAATGTATATATTGGAGATTAAAATGAAAAATACAAAAATAGTAATTTTTATAATTGTGTCGATATTACTTTCTTCGATATTAGTTATTAAAATATATGATCAAATTAATAGTGGTATTGAGATTAATATTAAGTTAAGTCAAGTTAGGGCTAATGATTCTCATATTTAAATGAATAAAGTAATGATACTTTTATAGATTGCAAAATTTACTATGAGTTAAAATTTATTTTTATTGTTTATCGTATATGATATAATTAATAGGATAGATTGGATTTAAGGAGATGAGAATCATGTATGTAGCAATTATAATTGTAGTGTTTTTGGGTTTATTATATACTCTTGTAGATATTAAGAAAAATCACGGAAAATAATATTTATATGTTGTATAAAAAATGCACCTATACTTTAAAGTATAGGTGCATTTTTTTAATTTACTACTTTGATATAATTATATTATTAGAATAAATCTTCTGACATTTCTTTTAATAATTCTAAATCGATGATTTGTATGATATTACCATCTTTTTGTATTGTATTATTTTTAGATAATTTATCTAAAATTCTAAGTAGATGTCTATAACTTGTTCCAAGTAGTTCTGACATTTCTGTGAAATTATAATATGTTCCAGTTTCATTATTGTTAGTTAACAAATAGTTTGCAACTCTGTTTTCAAGTGGGTAAAGTAAATTTATAGAACTAGCTTTCGAAAAACTTTTTAATTTATTAGCAAGGCTTTCACACATATATTTTAAAAAACTGCTATCATTAAGGTAGTTCATTTTAATGATTTCAATTGGAATACCAATGCAATAAGTATTTTCAATAACTTCGATATTAGAGTTTGCGCGGTCTTGGTGTATAAATTCAATATCTCCAATTACTTCTAATGAATCATAAAAACGATATGAAAGTATCTTGCCATTTCTAAGTAATGTGTAAACTTTAGCTCTTCCTTCTACTAAAAAATATAAATAATCAAGTTTTTCATCTGCTCTACAAATATGTTCGTTTTTATTAAAAAATAGCAATTTAGCAAATGGAATAATATCTTTGCCAAAAATTTCATCAATTTTATTATCATATATATATTTTGTTAATTTTTTGTTATCTGTTATTATAATCATAATGCCTCCCAAAATGGTGGTTAAATATTCTTTTATAGTATAGCATTTTTTTCATTATGACATTAGTCATAACATATAAATGTTTAATGTGATATTTTTTAATAGCAACAAGTTTAGAGGAGGTATATTTTGTATAAATTATATGCAGTATTTGTAGGAATGTTAATTTCTATTATGATAAGTTTTAATAGTATTTTATCAGTAAATATAGGAACTTATTTATCGATTGTTGTGATTCACCTTGTTGGATTAATTTCAGTATCATTGATTATGATTATATTTAAATTAAAATTAAAAATAAAAAAAGAATTACCCTGGTATTTGTATTTTTCTGGCCTAATCGGAATAGTAATGTTATTGTTTGCAAATCTGACTGTAAGTCATATAGGAGTAGCTTTAACAGTTTCTCTTTCACTATTTGGTCAATCAATAATGGCGCTTGTTATTGATCACTATGGATTATTTGGTATGGATATAGTGGAAATTAGTAGAGAAAAATTTATTAGTCTTTTTATAGTATTTATTGGAATTGGGTTTATGTATTTCTTATAGGAGGAAAAATGTATTTATTAATAGCTTTTATAAGTGGTGGTTTAACAATATTATCAATGATAGTAAATTCTAAACTCGCAAAATATATTGGAATTATTGAAGGTACTATGGTTAACTATATTGTGGGTTTATTTTTTTCTTTTTTAATAATTTTAGTTAATAAGGATATTTTTAATATTTCAATATCTATGCTAAATAATGTTCCATTTTGGTGCTTATTTGGTGGTGCTGTAGGTGTAATAGTAGTTTCAATTTCCAATATAATTATGCCAAAAATTCCTACAATTTATACAACTTTATTAATATTTTCAGGACAGATATTATTTGGATTGGTAATTGATTTTTTTCTAATAAAAAATGTAGGTATTGGTAAAATCATTGGAAGTATTTTGGTTATAGTAGGACTTACTTATAGTATATTAATAGATTATAAGAAAAATAAAATTAAAATAGAACAGGCTTCAAAACAATATAATTTAAGTAAATAGAAATTATATTGTTTTTCACTTTGTATTTTTAAGTTTTATCTGAGAGAAAATCATACCTACAAACATAAGACTCGCTCCAAAGTAACCACGAGTAGTAAGTTTTTCACTTAAAATAATAGCAGCTCCAATTGCGCCAAAGACTGTTTCTAGACTTAATATAAGTGCGGCATGTGAAGGCTTTGCATATTTTTGACCAACAACTTGAAGTGTATAAGCGACTCCAACTGACATAAGTCCACCATAAAGTATAGGAATAAAAGCATTATAAATCATTGTAGTTGTTGTATTTTCAAAAAGTATTGCAGAAACTGCGCTAAAAATTGAGCAAGAAAAAAATTGAATCATAGATAATTTTAAAGCATCATATTTTTTTACAAAATAATCAATAGAAAGAATATGAGTTGCCCAGAAAAAAGCTCCAATTAATTCGAGCAAATCTCCGTAATTTATACTAAAGCCTTTACTAATAGAAAGAAAGTACAATCCTATCATTGCAATTACACTTGATATCCATGTCTGTTTAGTTGCTTTGTGTCTGAATAATATACCTATTAAAGGCACAAGAACAATATAAAGTCCAGTAATAAAAGCAGTGTTTCCAACTGATGTATACATAATTCCAATTTGCTGAAGAGCTGAGGCGATAAATAGGATAAAACCAAGTAAAATACCGGAAGGTATTATTTTTTTTATGCCAGAAAAAGCTAAATTATTATTCTTTTTATCAAAATATATTATAAGAGGAATTAAAGATAAAGCACCTAAAAAAAATCTTATACCATTAAATGAATAAGCTCCTATAACTTCTCCACCAAGTCTTTGAGCTACAAAAGCGAGTCCCCATATTATTGAAGTGATAAATAATAAAATATTTCCTTTTATTCGATTTTTATTCATATTTTTCTCCCAAACTAACTCTATAAGATTAATTGATTTTCTATATGTATTTTATCATAGATAAGAAAATTATTTAATGTTATCATGTTATAATTAGTAAAGACCAGCTAGTAATAGTCAAGTAATTTAATAAAAAAAGTTCTTATTAAAAATGAGCATGCTAAATAATGCTCGAGTAAAAACGAACATTCAATATTATTTACTGTAAAAATATTTATTAAGCAGCAACAGGATTATGAAGTTTAGATTCTAAAAACATTCTTTTGTGGATGAGTGGATTTCTAACTTCATATGGTTTTTGATTTTTTAGTATTGAAAAAATATAGCGAAGTAGTTTATTCATAACAGCTACAAGTTTAACTTTTTTCTTTTTCTTATCAAGGGCTATGTGATAATATTCATACAAAACAAGATTTATTGGCTTTTTATTTTTACTTGTACGTATTGAAGCAAGAGCGACTGTGTACAAAGCTCTTCTACCTATAGCAGTACCAC includes:
- a CDS encoding tRNA-dihydrouridine synthase family protein — translated: MKLSLAPIQGITLAHYRNIYSEIFGGVDSYYTPFIATSSLRKIVPSIYKDIIPQNNNNNIDIIPQLLSNNGSDFNFFASTIADMGYKEINWNIGCPSHTVTKKKKGSGILAYPDMVNKFLDEVCTNKQYDLTVKLRLGLNSLDEGINIIELLNNYPLKSVIIHARTGIQKYEGTVNLESFEILNSLSKHEVTYNGDIFTNEDFIKIKNRFPMVNSFMIGRGALRDPFLPSTIKGIITPTSEKIAKIKEFHDFIFNHYKKVLYGDKHLCDKMKEFWIYTSVHIDPSGKFLKKLKKCNTTSVYLDIIDKMFDTSNLWIE
- a CDS encoding DMT family transporter, which codes for MNKNRIKGNILLFITSIIWGLAFVAQRLGGEVIGAYSFNGIRFFLGALSLIPLIIYFDKKNNNLAFSGIKKIIPSGILLGFILFIASALQQIGIMYTSVGNTAFITGLYIVLVPLIGILFRHKATKQTWISSVIAMIGLYFLSISKGFSINYGDLLELIGAFFWATHILSIDYFVKKYDALKLSMIQFFSCSIFSAVSAILFENTTTTMIYNAFIPILYGGLMSVGVAYTLQVVGQKYAKPSHAALILSLETVFGAIGAAIILSEKLTTRGYFGASLMFVGMIFSQIKLKNTK
- a CDS encoding DMT family transporter translates to MYKLYAVFVGMLISIMISFNSILSVNIGTYLSIVVIHLVGLISVSLIMIIFKLKLKIKKELPWYLYFSGLIGIVMLLFANLTVSHIGVALTVSLSLFGQSIMALVIDHYGLFGMDIVEISREKFISLFIVFIGIGFMYFL
- a CDS encoding DMT family transporter is translated as MYLLIAFISGGLTILSMIVNSKLAKYIGIIEGTMVNYIVGLFFSFLIILVNKDIFNISISMLNNVPFWCLFGGAVGVIVVSISNIIMPKIPTIYTTLLIFSGQILFGLVIDFFLIKNVGIGKIIGSILVIVGLTYSILIDYKKNKIKIEQASKQYNLSK
- a CDS encoding DUF1667 domain-containing protein, coding for MDKTKEIICIVCPVGCRLKIIKNIDTSTYSVKGNKCNRGKIYGIKELTNPTRKVPSTVAIENALYTRLPVITDKAIDKKLIFDVMDELKKVSVKAPINMGDIIIHNILDTNVNIIATRSMAALKK
- a CDS encoding NAD(P)/FAD-dependent oxidoreductase, translating into MYDVAIIGAGVIGTIIARTLSKYKLDIVILERDNDVSNGTSKANSAIIHAGYDAPFNTKKGKLNVKGNKMFDKICSELNVPFKRIGSLVVAKNEEEIKVLYKLKENGEKLGVENLKILDGKNVAMLEKNLTSDVLKALYAPTAGIIEPWELTIALAENAMDNGVKLELNFEVNSIKVLKEHFLIKSNDKKVEAKIVVNAAGVYADDIYNMVTDKPEFSIRPRRGQYFLLDKEARGFVEHIIFPTPTSLGKGTLITPTIDGNILIGPDSENLNKNSKESINTTFERLNLVKKLAKNLTDKIPYNLNITTFSGLRAEATIDDFIIEESKKIPKFINVAGIKSPGLSSSPAIAEYVEEILKNILKNVSLKENYNPYRRARIKFDKLSIEDKNELIKKEPSFGRIICRCEMITEGEIIDAIHRNAGARTINGVKRRVRAGSGRCQGGFCAPRVMEILAKELNLKMEDIVMENKESYILSGKTKS
- a CDS encoding methyl-accepting chemotaxis protein — its product is MKKKKISLKVLNVSIVIILLIIAIIITAGISIYGLKSNVNAITDKITTEGQKTSTEFKNTLTDVALKGTMDQMDAVRDSVRNYFRDAEIGTRIISEDSSAKQIMNSENKIETGALLKKSLVNVYEQSKGSILFIYAGYEDGGIYTATGWETDDYDPRVRPWYKDAMKNKEKLIWTTPYIDFATGALIISAAITIEDEKGNAIGVVGADISLTSVQNLLKNYKIGESGYIYAVDKKGVIFYHPADDGVEDPKAYKKIGKPVTTEVAKEYSMGNDNTTKILRYEYNGDNKVAIAVKVPELDLSLFAAYKMDELNKISNETVEKFNNLEKEVAITSNNSQKNTIRNIILMGVGLLIVLGLITIIIISKIVKPIELMTINIKELAKGKFTNKIHFSAFTSEIGEAVDGLEHLRLELSEIINNILLLSNDIGTSSVKLSKNGSELEEISEAVSLAVNEIAEGATNQAMDAEESARLMEGLSSEVNSLTDYNAEQVEEINKLDKNSLKGVKAIENLTIKSNESLDIITKTSDKTHELSDVIGTITGITDTISSIAEQTNLLALNASIEAARAGEAGKGFSVVADEIRKLAEETANATNQITEMIFKVKQTSESVVDSMGFVEKINDEQMKASIDVSSSFDDIRVSLENIVRMIDESSNKINDIDSRKELVSSKIENIVSVTEETAAASEEVSASMETQNESVKLLATLSEDLEKKIERLNGDLEKFEI
- a CDS encoding cyclic nucleotide-binding domain-containing protein, whose product is MIIITDNKKLTKYIYDNKIDEIFGKDIIPFAKLLFFNKNEHICRADEKLDYLYFLVEGRAKVYTLLRNGKILSYRFYDSLEVIGDIEFIHQDRANSNIEVIENTYCIGIPIEIIKMNYLNDSSFLKYMCESLANKLKSFSKASSINLLYPLENRVANYLLTNNNETGTYYNFTEMSELLGTSYRHLLRILDKLSKNNTIQKDGNIIQIIDLELLKEMSEDLF